The Accipiter gentilis chromosome 14, bAccGen1.1, whole genome shotgun sequence genome contains a region encoding:
- the LOC126045834 gene encoding oxidative stress-responsive serine-rich protein 1-like, producing the protein MKTEAKDGEEESLQTAFKKLRVDTAGSTASLSVGEGTSPRPLVRTVADETKPKNVCTSKETWHGSMKKPSRGVVRTQRRRRSKSPILHPPKFIHCSTKSHSTCNQLVHKSQIDAQDDSGVFGMPVPKEACAHERCSIAPDIGQKGADVESLGASVTQLASENRQENSAAAISLVSKASLKTTELSDFQSMSKLNTNKPCACADKACQCKRWQDMEVYKFSGLQNTLPLAPDRRTVSEDHSQSLPSRTPSSSPRSCSEQARAFVDDVTIEDLSGYMEYYLYIPKKMSHMAEMMYT; encoded by the exons GCATCTCTCTCTGTGGGTGAAGGGACAAGTCCAAGACCACTAGTTAGAACCGTGGCAGATGAAACCAAACCTAAGAATGTGTGTACTTCTAAGGAAACCTGGCATGG GTCTATGAAGAAGCCTTCAAGAGGAGTTGTAAGAACCCAGCGTCGCAGGCGTTCCAAGTCTCCAATTCTTCATCCTCCAAAGTTTATCCACTGCAGCACAAAATCACATTCCACATGCAACCAGCTAGTGCACAAGAGTCAGATTGATGCCCAGGACGACAGCGGTGTGTTTGGGATGCCAGTCCCAAAGGAAGCTTGTGCACACGAACGATGCAGTATTGCTCCTGACATCGGCCAGAAAGGAGCTGATGTTGAGTCTTTGGGAGCTTCTGTTACACAGTTGGCATCAGAGAACAGACAGGAGAACTCTGCAGCTGCCATTTCTCTAGTATCCAAAGCAAGCCTAAAGACTACGGAGCTTTCTGATTTTCAATCTATGTCCAAGCTGAACACAAATAAGCCATGTGCATGTGCAGATAAAGCCTGTCAGTGTAAACGATGGCAAGATATGGAAGTGTACAAATTCTCTGGCTTGCAGAACACCCTCCCATTGGCACCTGATAGAAGAACAGTTTCTGAGGATCACTCCCAGTCTTTGCCATCAAGAACTCCCTCAAGTTCTCCACGCTCTTGCTCTGAGCAAGCCAGGGCCTTTGTGGATGATGTGACTATTGAAGATCTTTCGGGATACATGGAATATTACTTGTATATTCCAAAGAAAATGTCTCACATGGCAGAAATGATGTACACCTGA